The Candidatus Zixiibacteriota bacterium genome includes the window TCCTTCCCGAAGTGCATACAGATTTCATATTTGCGAATTTCGCCGAGGAAGGCGGGTTTATCTGGGTGTTTATAATGCTTGCGCTCTTCTTCATCATCTTCTGGAGAGGGATGAGAATCGCGGTAGCGTCGCAGGATCGTTTTGGTTTCTTCCTTGCATTTGGGATAACGATGGTCCTGACGGCCAGCGCCTTGATCAATATCGCTGTAACAGTAAACCTGATTCCGACCACAGGGATGCCGCTGCCGTTTGTCAGCTACGGCGGAACGTCTCTTCTGATCTCCGCATCCGCAGTCGGAATCTTATTGAATATATCTCGAAGGCAGAAGAAGAAAGTGTCTCTGTTTGAAAAGCATGGATGAGATAACAATTGCAATAGCCGGTGGCAGGACCGGGGGGCATCTGTTCCCGGCACTCGCTGTGGCCGAAAGTCTGAAGACAATGAGCAAGGATGTCAACTTGTTTTGGATAGGTACTAAGGATGGGATGGAGGCCAGGGTCGTACCCGAAGCCGACTACCCGTTCTTTTCGATATCCGCCATTCCATTGCGGAGAAACATGAGCATCAAGAATCTCGCGATCCCATTTGTTCTTGCTCGCGGAACTTTGCAATCACTGAGGCTGCTGAGAAAGACACATGCAAGGGCTGTCTTTGCGACGGGTAGTTTTGTCTGCGTGCCTGTCTTGCTCGCTGCTCGCCTAGCTCGAATAAAAATACTGCTGCAGGAGCAGAATTCCTATCCCGGTCTAACCACGAGGTTGTTTGCAAGGCACGCTGTCGCCGTGTTCGTTGCTTACCGTTCAGTGAAGGACTTCATGCATCCGGATACGAATGTTGTCGAAACAGGAAATCCGCTCCGACCCGGGTTCGAAATCGGCAGTCGGGATAAAGGCGTGGAACTGTTCCAACTCAATCCATCGATGAGAACATTGTTGATATTCGGAGGCAGTCAGGGAGCTGAAGCGATAAACCTGCTTGTGATGGACAATCTTGAGAGACTTGCTGAGCAGGAGGATCTTCAGCTTATCTGGCAGACCGGGCGGGGGATGTTCCAGGAGTGTCAAGATCGATTCGACGAATCACGAGCGCGAGGGGTGGTGTTGCCATTCATCGACAGAATGGACTTGGCATACGCCTGCGCTGACCTGGTGATCTGCCGCTCAGGTGCAATGACTCTGGCGGAGCTGGCGTCGGCTGGTAAACCGGCAATTCTCGTTCCTTATCCCTACGCTGCCGAGAGTCATCAGGAATACAACGCGAACCTCGTCTCTGAAAATGGCGCAGCGATTGTGATGAAGCAGAAAGATATTGCGGAAGACGATCTCGTAGGGAAAGCTCTCGATCTCATGCGCGATGTCAAAACGCTGGAAAGAATGTCCGAGTCTTCCCGGAAGCTCCACACTCCGAATGCTTCTGATGCAATTGCGAGAGCAATACTGTTGGAGGTTACAGGATGAAGTTCGGAAAGATTAAGAAACTCCACTTTGTCGGTATCGGCGGAATCGGAATGTCGGGTATTGCAGAGATGCTTCACAACGAGGGCTTTGCAATAACCGGAAGTGATCTTGTAGCGACTGAGGTTACGGATCATCTCGTCGATTTAGGCATCACAATATCATTTGAGCACGACTCGAAGAATGTTGGCGATGCTCATGCCGTGGTGATTTCATCGGCTGTGCACAGCGATAATCCTGAAGTAATCTCTGCTGTGAAATCGAGAATACCTGTGATTCGACGGGCAGAAATGCTCGGTGAGTTGATGCGTACCAAATTTGGTATCGGTATCGCCGGAACTCACGGCAAAACCACAACAACATCAATGACCGGTTATGTGCTGACCGAAGGAGGATTCGATCCTACTGTCATCGTAGGAGGTCGGGTGCAGCAGTACGGCACAAATGTCAAATTCGGCACCGGCGACTGCATGGTGGCCGAAGCGGATGAATACGACAGATCTTTCCTGAACCTGACTCACTCGATGGCGGTCATAACAAGTCTCGAAGCCGATCATCTCGATTACTACGGATCGTTCGAGAATATCAGAGAAGCGTTCATTCAGTTCGCCAATAAGGTGCCGTTCTACGGGAATATATTCTTGAACATGGATGATGAAAATGTCATATCGCTCATCCCGGAATTGAAGCGCCCGATTGTCACATTCGGATTGACGACTCAGGCGGATGTGAGGGCGTCGAATCCAACGTACGATAAGCACTCATCAACGTTTAAAGTGCATCACAATGGCAACAAAGTTGGCGAGTTTACGATCAATCTGCCGGGGCTGTTCAATGTTAGGAATGCTCTGGCGGCGATTGCTGTCGGCCTCGAGTTCGAGATGCCGCTCGATAAGATCAGAAGTGCGCTCGAAAGCTTCCAGGGAGTTATCAGGAGGTTTGAGATCAAAGGTGAGGAGGGTGGTGTGATGGTCGTTGATGACTATGCGCATCATCCGACAGAAGTTGAGGTAACTCTCCGTGCCGCCAAAGTCGGTTACCATCGTCCGATCGTGGCGATATTCCAGCCGCATCTCTATTCTCGGACCAATGATTTCTATCGTGAATTCGCAAAGGCTCTTCTGTTGTCGGATATGTTGATCGTGACGGGAATCTATGCTGCGCGGGA containing:
- the murG gene encoding undecaprenyldiphospho-muramoylpentapeptide beta-N-acetylglucosaminyltransferase; the encoded protein is MDEITIAIAGGRTGGHLFPALAVAESLKTMSKDVNLFWIGTKDGMEARVVPEADYPFFSISAIPLRRNMSIKNLAIPFVLARGTLQSLRLLRKTHARAVFATGSFVCVPVLLAARLARIKILLQEQNSYPGLTTRLFARHAVAVFVAYRSVKDFMHPDTNVVETGNPLRPGFEIGSRDKGVELFQLNPSMRTLLIFGGSQGAEAINLLVMDNLERLAEQEDLQLIWQTGRGMFQECQDRFDESRARGVVLPFIDRMDLAYACADLVICRSGAMTLAELASAGKPAILVPYPYAAESHQEYNANLVSENGAAIVMKQKDIAEDDLVGKALDLMRDVKTLERMSESSRKLHTPNASDAIARAILLEVTG
- a CDS encoding UDP-N-acetylmuramate--L-alanine ligase; the encoded protein is MKFGKIKKLHFVGIGGIGMSGIAEMLHNEGFAITGSDLVATEVTDHLVDLGITISFEHDSKNVGDAHAVVISSAVHSDNPEVISAVKSRIPVIRRAEMLGELMRTKFGIGIAGTHGKTTTTSMTGYVLTEGGFDPTVIVGGRVQQYGTNVKFGTGDCMVAEADEYDRSFLNLTHSMAVITSLEADHLDYYGSFENIREAFIQFANKVPFYGNIFLNMDDENVISLIPELKRPIVTFGLTTQADVRASNPTYDKHSSTFKVHHNGNKVGEFTINLPGLFNVRNALAAIAVGLEFEMPLDKIRSALESFQGVIRRFEIKGEEGGVMVVDDYAHHPTEVEVTLRAAKVGYHRPIVAIFQPHLYSRTNDFYREFAKALLLSDMLIVTGIYAAREKPMPGISGEMIVTAAAGYGHRNCHYVEDMHSIPQFVRENRIDDSIVMTIGAGDIYHIGDDILKELKR